The genomic region ATCTGAGTCGTTCAATTACTTGGATTTTGGAATTACTATTTCGCTTGTCATAGTTTGATTTTGGTAGGTTATTTGTTCTTGGCCGATCACCGAGTGTGACATTTAGTATTCTTAAGCAGTCCTATATATACAAGTACATAAACATTCCATAGAATCATGAAAATATGCCCAGGTGTACGTTCAAAGAATTGAGAACATAAATTCCGAGAGAACTATGCACAGAAACCAAACCATTTTCTGCTGGGACACTTCATTTGAACTGCCTAATCCATTTATTTGCAAAATTCAAAGTCTTGAGACCCCAAAATAAAGTACATCAAACTCAAAGTCGATCTATCTTAAGTAACAAGGCATAGATCATACCGCATATATAGCTAGGCTGCTCTCCATTCAGTTTTTACTTACTTTCCTGACATACTTTCTATTTCGCCTGATCACCTTTCCTAAGACTCTCGTCTCTTTCAAGGGCTCTGGCTTTGCAGGAACAAATTGAAATCCACTCTTTGTCGAAGAATCTGCACAAACTTCATGTAGCCCTATGGAACCAAATTTAAATCCAACCCTATGTAAGTCTTGCTGATCACCATTGCTCCCCAGTCCTTCTGTATGGCTGCACTTCAGACTACATTCTTTCAATTCCTCAGTCACCTCTGGCTTCTCCATATCTTCACCCTTGGTTAAGTTGCTTAGGTCTTCCTGATCACCATTGCTCTCCTGTCCTTCTGTATTGCTAAGCTTCGGACTGCATTCCTTTGATTCATCAATCACCTCTTGCCTCTCCATATCTTCACCCTTTGTCAAGTCTTCCTGATCACCCTTTCTCTTCAGTCCTTCTGTATGGCTAAGCTTCGAATTACGTTCCTTCAATTCCTCATTTCCACTCCCAAAATCAATTGCTTCCTCTTCCTTGGACCACAATCCAACCCAAGGAGATACATACTCCCACATCCGAGAAAATGTCACAAACAAAACCCCCCTTTCCTTCCCAATCACAACTTCACATTCACTCTCATTGTGCCCCCAAATCCCACAATGGTAACAAAACTCCGGTATCCCTTCATACTTGAAATCCACCCATATTGGCTCACACCCTTCAAGACAAATCTTCATGCCGCGCCGCAACGGCTGCATGACATCCAACCTCACTCTCAACCTCATATATTTGCCCCAACATTCTCCATCACCCTCTTCCTCAACCTCTAGGCATTTTCCCAAATAGTTGGCTATCCTTCTCCCAAGGACCACATTCATACCCAACAATGGCAAGTTGTGGACTTGGACCC from Fragaria vesca subsp. vesca linkage group LG3, FraVesHawaii_1.0, whole genome shotgun sequence harbors:
- the LOC101304253 gene encoding uncharacterized protein LOC101304253, translated to MEWVSGFNLLREKPVRDERRFLSTMEEVVSKFAGKITLSEAEQEEVIHVKTHDFEAFKTKLDLSLVGKVLTTKPFSRIDLKTKMVMAWNPTEDMKIREIDDNLFLFVFGNMEDKQRVLDNGPWHFDNALLVLDYTDGTVSPSEMKLNHADLWVQVHNLPLLGMNVVLGRRIANYLGKCLEVEEEGDGECWGKYMRLRVRLDVMQPLRRGMKICLEGCEPIWVDFKYEGIPEFCYHCGIWGHNESECEVVIGKERGVLFVTFSRMWEYVSPWVGLWSKEEEAIDFGSGNEELKERNSKLSHTEGLKRKGDQEDLTKGEDMERQEVIDESKECSPKLSNTEGQESNGDQEDLSNLTKGEDMEKPEVTEELKECSLKCSHTEGLGSNGDQQDLHRVGFKFGSIGLHEVCADSSTKSGFQFVPAKPEPLKETRVLGKVIRRNRKYVRKVSKN